Proteins encoded in a region of the Rutidosis leptorrhynchoides isolate AG116_Rl617_1_P2 chromosome 9, CSIRO_AGI_Rlap_v1, whole genome shotgun sequence genome:
- the LOC139868122 gene encoding uncharacterized protein: MATVFPPGSVLPNGPAGSHYGPIGLANLLDNMLTVNEAADLEARFTETEIWEAVKGCCSSKAPGPDGFNLKFYKLYWDVIKSVLLAAINSFWEYGEISKGCNASFITLVPKKSNPVSLNEYRPISLIGSYYKIIAKLLSNRLKKVVPKLVSSEHSAFIKGRNILDGALIANEALNYIKVKREKGLIFKVDFEKAFDSLSWDFLEEMMSLMGFGLKWRKWIMSSLESASISILVNGSPTCEFNLGRGVRQGDPLSPFLFILAAEGLNALTKSAVSRKLFDGLLIGKDSVVLSHLQYADDTIFFGNESKIAWVKWEDIILPYDLGGLNLGSLRNKNLSLICKWWWRFKTETSTLWAKIISSIYGPSGGLGPGGVTSNVGSSCWTSIIKTSFFLYELGLNFSLSFTKNIGDGSSVSFWNDIWIGDVCLKDKFSRLWRIDNNQDCTVRDRLLCVENGYVEAWDWIRQPRGRAAGDLVNFPGHHILSRLLADFKFDSSGRDSWRWHPGSNGCFYTSKLTSMIDEKTLISGANSGETLRNNLTPKKVEIFVWRARKKRLPILIELDKRGIDLHSVRCPLCDGDIESVDHSILSCKLASEVWSKVFDWWGLPFHSNIDIGEIFVEHPNLAYSTHSSKIWQAVTWICGYLIWGNRNRKVFKGKSWNAPMALCEIQVKTHEWIARRCKHKTIDWHNWLHNPRCFL, translated from the exons ATGGCTACTGTTTTCCCCCCAGGGTCTGTTCTGCCCAATGGGCCTGCTGGCTCGCATTATGGGCCTATTGGGCTTGCGAATCTGCTGGATAATATGCTGACTGTGAATGAGGCTGCTGATCTTGAAGCAAGGTTTACCGAAACAGAAATTTGGGAGGCAGTGAAAGGGTGTTGTAGCTCAAAAGCGCCGGGCCCGGATGGTTTTAACTTAAAATTCTACAAATTGTATTGGGATGTCATTAAAAGTGTTCTACTTGCAGCTATAAACTCTTTTTGGGAGTACGGAGAAATTAGTAAGGGATGTAATGCCTCGTTTATCACTCTTGTCCCGAAGAAATCAAACCCAGTGTCATTGAACGAATATCGACCTATTAGTTTGATCGGAAGCTACTACAAGATCATTGCTAAGCTCTTATCTAATAGACTTAAGAAAGTGGTTCCTAAACTTGTAAGTAGTGAACATAGCGCGTTTATAAAGGGGAGAAACATCCTTGATGGTGCGTTGATTGCAAACGAAGCTTTGAACTACATAAAAGTGAAACGTGAGAAGGGGTTGATTTTTAAAGTTGACTTCGAGAAAGCGTTTGATAGCTTAAGTTGGGATTTCCTTGAAGAAATGATGTCTCTTATGGGTTTTGGCTTGAAATGGAGGAAGTGGATCATGTCATCACTTGAATCGGCTTCTATATCCATCCTTGTTAATGGATCCCCAACGTGTGAGTTTAACCTAGGTAGAGGTGTAAGGCAAGGTGACCCATTGTCTCCTTTCCTTTTCATTTTAGCAGCGGAAGGGTTAAATGCCCTCACCAAATCGGCGGTTTCACGAAAACTTTTTGATGGTCTTTTGATTGGTAAGGATTCGGTGGTTCTTTCTCATTTGCAATACGCAGATGATACAATCTTTTTCG gAAACGAATCTAAAATTGCTTGGGTTAAATGGGAGGATATTATACTACCTTATGATTTGGGCGGGTTAAATTTGGGCTCCTTGAGAAACAAAAATTTATCATTGAtttgtaagtggtggtggaggtttaaaaccgaaacctccACTTTGTGGGCTAAAATTATTTCAAGCATTTATGGGCCATCGGGTGGGCTTGGTCCGGGGGGTGTTACATCTAATGTGGGTTCTTCTTGTTGGACTTCAATTATCAAAACAAGTTTCTTCCTTTACGAGCTTGGCCTCAATTTCAGTCTATCCTTCACAAAAAATATTGGTGATGGATCGAGTGTCTCTTTTTGGAATGACATCTGGATTGGAGATGTATGCTTAAAAGACAAATTCAGCAGGCTTTGGCGTATCGACAACAACCAAGATTGTACTGTTCGTGATCGGCTTCTTTGCGTGGAGAATGGATATGTTGAGGCCTGGGATTGGATCAGACAGCCCAGGGGACGTGCTGCAGGGGATTTAGTC aattttccgggtcatcacatactcTCACGTTTACTTGCGGATTTTAAGTTTGATTCGAGTGGGCGTGATAGTTGGCGATGGCATCCGGGTTCAAACGGATGTTTTTATACTAGTAAACTGACCTCAATGATTGATGAAAAGACTCTTATTTCGGGTGCAAACAGCGGGGAAACTCTTAGAAATAATCTTACTCCTAAAAAAGTTGAAATCTTTGTGTGGCGTGCAAGAAAGAAGCGACTTCCGATTTTAATTGAACTGGACAAACGTGGCATCGACCTACACTCGGTTAGATGTCCACTTTGTGACGGGGATATTGAATCGGTGGATCACTCTATTCTTTCTTGCAAGCTCGCGTCCGAGGTATGGTCTAAAGTCTTTGATTGGTGGGGGTTGCCTTTTCATTCGAATATAGATATTGGTGAGATCTTTGTTGAACATCCAAACCTTGCTTATTCGACTCATAGCTCAAAAATATGGCAAGCGGTGACTTGGATTTGTGGCTATCTCATTTGGGGGAATAGGAATCGGAAGGTTTTTAAAGGAAAATCATGGAACGCTCCTATGGCTCTATGTGAAATTCAAGTGAAGACTCATGAATGGATTGCAAGAAGGTGCAAACACAAAACAATTGACTGGCATAACTGGCTTCATAATCCTCGATGTTTCTTGTAA